The Edwardsiella tarda ATCC 15947 = NBRC 105688 region AGCTCAGTGGCACCGATCTCGCGATGACGCCGACGAGTCTGGCTATCACCTTTGCAGCCGTCACGGGACTGACAACAACAGTGAATCCATATCAGTTCTCGGCAAGCTCTGGCTTCCCGACCACGGCATTTACCGGCGCAGCCTTCCGGGTACTTATTAACGATACTGCCGCCAATAATGGCCAATATACGTGGTCGACGGATCAACCGGGCTGGACGAGCGTTGATGCTTCAGGGGGCGTCCGTATTATGGGGAAACCATCGAGTGCGACCAATTCAGTGACGCTCAGTGCAGAGCCAAAAGCGGGCGGGAGTACGGTAAGCTACACCTTTACTGTTAATGCATGGTTTGAACATGACAGTGCTTATGCGTTATGGACCGAAGCTCAGGATTGGTGTAGCGATAAAGGCGGACTTGCCTTAGGTCCCCAAGTCTCCAAGGGGAAAAACACGGCACGTACAGTAGGTCCGCTGTGGAATGAGTGGGGTAATTTGACGAGTTATAACGTTGGTTTTGTTAATAACTATCATTGGACCTCCGAGACTGCGACAGGGCCAGATGGTCCCGGGCACGCGAATGCGCGTACGACTGATGGCGATATCTCGGGGAACTACAATTATAGTCGCGCTTATGTACTCTGCCGACTGGCGCTGTAGTAAGGTTTTATCATTAATGATCTAAAGCAGGCGCCGGGTTGGCGCCTGCTTTATTTTTTGTTCACCGGGATTATTCATAGCAAAAAGAATAGAGAAGAGGCGCTAGCGGGTACGATGAATAGTGAAAAGAGCCGGTGTGCAGGAGAATGCGTTGGCCTGCTCCCGCGGATTAACCGCTAAAGTGCGATTGTCGGCAAAACGATGGCGCTCAGACGCTGGGGCGGGTTAGCTTGAGGGCCGTTGCTATCTAGCGGAGGAAACGATGGATCATAAGCCTGCCCTGATCTTCGATGTCAACGAGACGCTGTTGGATCTCGATCATCTCGCGCCACTGTTTAACCGTCTATTCGGCTCGCCCCACGTGCTGCGTGAGTGGTTCGCTCAGTTGGTGCTGTATGCACAATCCCTAACCTTGAATCACCACTCGCTGCCCTTTGGCGTCTTAGGCGGCGAGGTGTTAAAGATGGTCGCCGCGACGCACGGTAAGACGCTTCCGGCGGGGGCATCGTATGATCTGCAGCGCGCCATCGCCACCTTGCCCGTCTGGCCGGAGGTGCCGCAGGCATTGGCGCGGCTGAAGGCCGCGGGATTCTCCCTGTATACGCTGACCAACAACAGCGCGGAAGTGTTGCACGCGCAGCTTGATGCGGCCGCGATCGCCCACCACTTTACGGCGTGTTTCAGCGTCGATGAACTCGCCGCCGCCTTTAAGCCCGCGCCCGTGGTGTATCGCGCCGTCGAGCAGCGGCTCGGCTTGGCGGGGAGCGCGTTGTGTCTGGTGGCCTGCCATCATTGGGACATTCTGGGCGCACGTAGCGCGGGCTGGCAGGGGGCGATGCTGCTGCGGGCCGGTAATGCACCGCTCGGCGTCGGCCCCCAGCCACAGTTTGTCGCCCATGATTTGGCGCAGTTAGCGGATCAGCTAATTAGCCACGTTGCCACGCCGACGTGAGTGGGTGGAACTGGGGCCGGCTGGCACAATAAAAAATGCCTCACCCGGCCACTCCAGCGCTATCGCCAGCTGCCATGCGCCGAGGCAACAGCCAATCCGCATGCCGGGAAGTC contains the following coding sequences:
- a CDS encoding haloacid dehalogenase type II; this encodes MDHKPALIFDVNETLLDLDHLAPLFNRLFGSPHVLREWFAQLVLYAQSLTLNHHSLPFGVLGGEVLKMVAATHGKTLPAGASYDLQRAIATLPVWPEVPQALARLKAAGFSLYTLTNNSAEVLHAQLDAAAIAHHFTACFSVDELAAAFKPAPVVYRAVEQRLGLAGSALCLVACHHWDILGARSAGWQGAMLLRAGNAPLGVGPQPQFVAHDLAQLADQLISHVATPT